The Calditerrivibrio nitroreducens DSM 19672 genome window below encodes:
- the tyrS gene encoding tyrosine--tRNA ligase — MLSVEEQIRVIKRGTEEIISEEELKQKLEYSIRNNIPLRVKAGFDPTAPDLHLGHTVLIQKMKHFQDLGHHVIFLIGDFTGLIGDPTGKSETRKALTIEEVLKNAETYKEQVFKILDPAKTEIAFNSHWMGKMTSYDMIKLASSYTVARMLERDDFAKRYSSGKPISIHEFLYPLVQGYDSVALKSDVELGGTDQKFNLLVGRDLQRMNGQNPQIALTVPILEGLDGVQKMSKSLGNYVGITEKPTDMFGKIMSISDQLMFRYYLLLSDKSLEEVERIKNGVESGKIHPMDAKKDLAEEIVKRFHGYVEAKRAREWFEQVFTKKEIPDDIKLFEGKSDEKLIDIIKKLGFAPSNSEVRRLATAGAITINGEKIENVDLSLGAGEFILKVGKRNFAKLKLK; from the coding sequence TTGCTTAGTGTCGAAGAACAGATCAGGGTAATAAAAAGGGGTACTGAAGAGATTATTTCAGAGGAGGAGCTGAAGCAGAAGCTTGAATACTCCATTAGAAATAATATTCCACTGAGGGTTAAGGCAGGTTTTGATCCAACGGCACCAGATCTTCATCTTGGACATACAGTATTGATTCAAAAGATGAAACACTTTCAGGATCTTGGTCATCATGTTATATTCCTCATTGGAGATTTCACAGGACTTATTGGGGATCCCACAGGAAAATCTGAAACAAGAAAGGCTCTCACAATTGAGGAAGTTTTAAAAAATGCTGAAACCTATAAAGAGCAGGTTTTTAAAATATTAGACCCAGCAAAAACAGAGATTGCATTCAATAGTCATTGGATGGGGAAAATGACATCCTATGATATGATTAAGCTTGCATCATCATACACTGTAGCCAGAATGCTGGAAAGGGATGATTTTGCCAAAAGGTACAGCAGTGGTAAACCTATTAGTATACATGAGTTTTTATATCCTCTTGTTCAAGGGTATGACTCAGTGGCTCTGAAGTCTGACGTGGAGCTTGGGGGTACAGATCAGAAGTTTAATCTATTAGTTGGGCGGGATTTACAAAGAATGAATGGTCAAAATCCTCAGATTGCCCTTACAGTTCCTATACTGGAAGGTCTGGATGGGGTACAAAAGATGAGTAAGTCTCTTGGGAATTACGTAGGTATTACAGAAAAACCTACGGATATGTTCGGCAAAATTATGTCTATTTCAGATCAGTTGATGTTTAGATATTATCTTTTATTGAGTGATAAATCTCTTGAGGAAGTTGAAAGGATTAAAAATGGGGTGGAGTCCGGCAAGATACATCCAATGGATGCAAAAAAGGATCTTGCAGAGGAGATTGTAAAAAGGTTTCATGGATATGTTGAGGCAAAACGTGCCAGGGAATGGTTTGAACAGGTTTTTACCAAAAAAGAGATACCTGATGATATCAAGCTGTTTGAGGGAAAATCTGATGAGAAATTGATAGATATCATTAAGAAGTTAGGATTTGCTCCATCTAATAGTGAAGTTAGGCGACTTGCCACAGCTGGTGCCATTACTATAAATGGTGAAAAAATAGAAAATGTGGATCTATCTCTGGGTGCTGGAGAATTTATACTGAAAGTCGGTAAAAGAAATTTTGCGAAATTGAAGCTCAAATAG
- a CDS encoding DUF1015 domain-containing protein: MVCVKPFRGVRYNLEKTLLKQVIAPPYDVIDSNLRDLLVGKSPFNIVQIDLPVGEDKYKKAGELYKNWKEAHVLIKDPSPSYYIYEQEYEYEGKTYIRTGFIGIMKLEELGKGKVFPHEKTLPGPKQDRFELMKATHANLSQIFGLYLDNENKLERLFSQAKKNIASASAVDIYGVKNSLWVVDDREMIEKISSFMQDKAVYIADGHHRYETAINYRNYMRELNSSATGDEGYEYVMMMFVNFYDEGLKIFPTHRVVDVADDFDSVEFVNRLEELFTLSILTDEKKKRFLDVPGEIRMLMYLDGKIYGLRVKDSVLDRFDPVYRRIDPYILQEAVLKGLLGFDDDKLLKKQGIYFVQTEEEIKQLLSQKRRLAFVLNGISIDVVREISEQGKVMPQKSTYFYPKLQTGLVINEL, from the coding sequence ATGGTATGTGTAAAGCCTTTTAGAGGTGTAAGATATAATCTGGAGAAGACACTTCTGAAACAGGTTATAGCCCCACCCTATGATGTCATAGATTCAAATTTGAGAGATCTGCTTGTGGGTAAATCCCCTTTCAACATTGTCCAGATAGATTTACCAGTAGGTGAAGATAAATACAAAAAAGCAGGGGAATTGTATAAAAATTGGAAAGAAGCTCACGTTTTGATAAAGGATCCTTCACCTTCATACTATATCTACGAACAGGAGTATGAGTATGAAGGTAAAACTTATATTAGAACTGGTTTTATTGGTATTATGAAATTGGAAGAGTTAGGTAAAGGTAAGGTCTTTCCCCATGAAAAAACACTACCTGGCCCAAAACAGGACAGGTTTGAATTGATGAAAGCCACTCATGCAAATTTAAGCCAGATATTCGGATTATACCTGGATAATGAAAATAAACTTGAAAGATTGTTTTCTCAAGCTAAAAAGAATATAGCTTCAGCCTCTGCGGTGGATATATATGGTGTAAAAAATAGTTTATGGGTGGTGGATGATAGGGAAATGATAGAGAAAATAAGCAGTTTTATGCAGGATAAAGCTGTTTATATAGCTGATGGACATCACCGATACGAAACTGCAATCAACTACAGAAATTATATGAGAGAGCTGAATTCATCTGCCACAGGCGATGAAGGTTATGAATATGTAATGATGATGTTTGTAAATTTTTATGATGAGGGGCTTAAGATATTCCCAACCCATAGGGTTGTGGATGTGGCTGATGATTTTGACAGTGTCGAGTTTGTAAATAGATTGGAAGAGCTTTTTACATTGTCTATTTTAACCGATGAGAAAAAGAAGAGATTTCTTGACGTTCCTGGTGAGATAAGGATGTTGATGTATCTGGATGGTAAGATATATGGACTTAGGGTGAAAGATTCAGTGCTGGATAGATTTGATCCTGTATATCGTAGAATCGATCCTTATATTTTACAGGAGGCTGTTTTAAAAGGATTGCTGGGTTTTGATGATGATAAGCTTTTGAAAAAGCAGGGGATATATTTTGTTCAGACGGAAGAAGAGATTAAACAACTGTTATCTCAGAAACGGAGACTGGCATTTGTTTTAAATGGTATCAGCATAGATGTTGTAAGGGAGATATCAGAGCAGGGGAAGGTAATGCCCCAAAAATCAACATATTTTTATCCTAAGCTTCAAACAGGGCTGGTAATTAATGAGCTTTAG
- a CDS encoding RluA family pseudouridine synthase — translation MKKRDSELLLPGRRIIDKLDITSDSFSERIDIFLSEKLNRSRSYFKNLIDEGLVTLNGKICKPSSKVVAGDHIIVLIPDDSIDLTPKEIDFEVIYDSKWYAVINKPAGLVVHPAPGNTTDTLVNGLLAKFKNIDDNDNVRPGIIHRLDKDTSGLLIIAKNRDVRQQMSELFQKREVKKVYLAVCMGEPKNDYYMIDNFIGRSLTDRKKMAVLQNGGKRAVSEVKILKRSSGIFLASVAIHTGRTHQIRVHMSYLNYPILGDFLYGGAKVMKYGINRQALHAYKISFFDFYLGREVSYIAEIPEDIKYLITKYRLDFDINL, via the coding sequence ATGAAAAAAAGAGATTCTGAGTTATTATTACCTGGTCGCAGGATAATAGATAAACTTGATATTACATCTGATTCTTTTTCCGAAAGGATAGATATCTTCTTAAGTGAAAAACTAAATAGATCAAGATCCTACTTTAAAAATCTTATAGATGAAGGTCTTGTGACATTAAACGGTAAAATATGTAAACCTTCATCTAAAGTGGTTGCAGGGGATCATATTATTGTGTTAATCCCTGATGATAGTATAGATCTAACTCCAAAAGAGATCGACTTTGAAGTTATCTATGATTCAAAGTGGTATGCAGTTATCAATAAGCCTGCTGGTTTAGTTGTACACCCTGCTCCGGGTAATACCACCGACACGCTTGTTAATGGACTTCTTGCAAAGTTTAAAAATATTGATGATAATGACAATGTAAGACCGGGAATAATTCACCGATTGGATAAAGATACTTCTGGACTTTTGATTATTGCTAAAAATAGGGATGTGAGACAACAGATGTCAGAACTATTTCAAAAGAGGGAGGTGAAAAAGGTTTATCTTGCTGTCTGTATGGGGGAACCTAAAAATGACTATTATATGATCGATAATTTTATTGGTAGGTCATTGACGGATAGAAAAAAGATGGCTGTATTGCAGAATGGTGGTAAACGTGCCGTCAGTGAGGTAAAAATTTTAAAACGTTCAAGTGGAATTTTTCTTGCATCTGTTGCTATACATACAGGAAGAACCCATCAGATCAGAGTGCATATGTCTTATTTAAATTATCCTATATTGGGTGATTTTTTGTATGGCGGGGCGAAAGTCATGAAGTATGGTATAAACAGACAGGCACTTCATGCATACAAGATTTCATTTTTCGACTTTTATTTAGGCAGGGAAGTTTCTTATATAGCAGAAATACCAGAGGATATAAAATATCTTATAACAAAATATCGTTTGGATTTTGATATCAATTTGTAG
- a CDS encoding NADH-quinone oxidoreductase subunit A, with amino-acid sequence MSGYLPIALMLVVAALIGIISVSVGFLIRPRKPEKVKLSVYECGMPEFSDARQRYNVRFYVIAMLFVIFDVETVFLFPWAVSFDVLGLFGLIEMIIFIIILVFGYFYAWKKGALEWA; translated from the coding sequence ATGAGTGGATATTTGCCAATTGCATTAATGTTAGTAGTAGCAGCACTTATAGGTATTATTAGTGTTTCTGTTGGTTTTTTGATAAGACCAAGAAAACCTGAAAAGGTTAAATTGAGTGTTTACGAATGCGGTATGCCTGAATTCAGTGATGCAAGACAGAGGTATAACGTAAGGTTTTATGTTATTGCAATGCTGTTTGTAATATTCGATGTGGAAACGGTATTTCTGTTTCCCTGGGCAGTGTCATTTGATGTACTCGGCTTGTTTGGCTTGATCGAAATGATTATTTTCATCATAATTTTAGTTTTTGGCTATTTTTATGCATGGAAAAAAGGAGCGTTAGAATGGGCTTAA
- a CDS encoding NuoB/complex I 20 kDa subunit family protein yields the protein MGLMEHRFSDNIITTTVDGVINWARRSSLWPVTFGLACCAIEMMAVGASKYDLDRLGVIFRATPRQADLMIVAGTVTRKMAPVVRKVYDQMPEPKWVIAMGSCATSGGIFNTYSTVQGVDEIVPVDFYIPGCPPRPEALLDAIVALQEKIKGEKVLRK from the coding sequence ATGGGCTTAATGGAGCATAGGTTTTCAGACAACATTATAACAACCACTGTTGATGGAGTAATTAACTGGGCCAGACGTTCATCTTTGTGGCCTGTCACATTTGGTCTTGCTTGTTGTGCTATTGAAATGATGGCAGTGGGTGCTTCCAAGTACGACCTTGACAGATTAGGTGTTATATTTAGGGCAACACCAAGACAGGCTGACCTTATGATTGTTGCAGGGACAGTCACCAGAAAGATGGCTCCGGTTGTACGTAAGGTATATGATCAGATGCCAGAGCCCAAATGGGTCATAGCTATGGGAAGTTGTGCCACCAGTGGAGGAATTTTCAACACCTATTCAACAGTTCAGGGAGTGGATGAGATAGTGCCAGTTGATTTCTACATACCAGGATGTCCACCAAGGCCAGAAGCATTGCTGGATGCAATCGTAGCCCTTCAGGAGAAGATTAAGGGCGAAAAAGTACTAAGGAAGTGA
- a CDS encoding NADH-quinone oxidoreductase subunit C: MTFADLVAKLGEKFPSKINSYEKFGTRFIVVDRAVAKDLLRSMKYDFGFTYLVDIVATHWPKRKEKFDVVYNLFSINDKLRVFVKYSIENEKTFTVTDIWQGANFLEREQYDLVGVVFEGHPDLRRILLPEFFDGHPLRKEYPLKGRKWFNNADEQGLGLKFTR; the protein is encoded by the coding sequence ATGACTTTTGCAGATCTTGTTGCTAAATTGGGAGAAAAGTTCCCTTCGAAGATAAATAGTTATGAAAAGTTTGGAACCAGGTTTATTGTCGTGGATAGAGCCGTGGCTAAAGACCTTTTGAGAAGTATGAAGTATGATTTTGGATTTACATACCTTGTGGATATTGTGGCCACTCATTGGCCAAAAAGGAAAGAGAAATTTGATGTTGTGTATAATCTCTTTTCAATAAATGATAAGCTACGTGTGTTTGTGAAATATTCTATAGAAAATGAGAAAACATTTACCGTAACAGATATATGGCAGGGTGCCAATTTTCTTGAAAGGGAGCAGTATGATCTTGTGGGTGTGGTGTTTGAAGGGCATCCAGACTTGAGAAGGATTCTTCTTCCGGAATTTTTTGATGGGCATCCACTTAGAAAAGAGTATCCTCTCAAAGGGAGGAAGTGGTTTAACAATGCAGATGAACAGGGCTTAGGCCTTAAGTTTACGAGATAG
- the nuoD gene encoding NADH dehydrogenase (quinone) subunit D — protein MSAISEKDNLSEIITVNMGPQHPSTHGVLRLVVDLDGETIVGVRPDIGFLHRGVEKLAEHRTYHQFIPLTDRLDYLSPLSNNLAYCLAVEKFFNVKIPERAEYLRVIFAELARIASHLVWVATHALDIGAMTVFLYAFRERELILDMFEIATGQRMTSSWIRVGGIREDVPALFFEKLREFVSIFDERVDTYEKLLTKNRIWLKRTVGVGVLSKEDAIDYGVSGPIMRGSGVDFDLRRDEPYGIYDRFKFEVAVQDGCDIYARYLVRIKEMREANKILQQALDQIPEGPVMTDDPRIQIPPHEEVYEKMEALIRRFYIITKGFAAPKGEAYACVEAPKGELGFYIVSDGDTKPYRLKIRAPSFVNLGALEKMAKGYMVADLVGIIGSIDIVLGEIDR, from the coding sequence ATGAGTGCTATTAGTGAAAAAGATAACCTTAGTGAAATAATAACCGTAAACATGGGTCCCCAGCACCCAAGTACCCATGGGGTTTTAAGACTTGTAGTGGATCTTGATGGTGAAACTATTGTTGGTGTTCGCCCTGATATAGGATTCTTGCACAGAGGTGTTGAGAAATTAGCAGAGCACAGGACGTATCATCAGTTTATACCTTTGACAGATAGATTGGATTATCTTTCCCCTTTATCAAATAACCTTGCATACTGCTTAGCCGTTGAAAAGTTTTTCAATGTGAAAATACCAGAAAGGGCTGAGTATCTAAGGGTTATATTTGCGGAGCTTGCAAGGATAGCAAGTCACCTTGTTTGGGTTGCTACGCATGCTTTGGATATCGGTGCAATGACGGTATTCCTCTATGCATTCAGGGAAAGGGAGCTTATCCTCGATATGTTTGAGATAGCTACAGGTCAGAGGATGACAAGCTCCTGGATAAGAGTGGGTGGTATTAGAGAGGACGTTCCTGCTCTTTTCTTTGAAAAGTTGAGGGAGTTTGTTTCGATATTCGATGAAAGGGTTGATACCTATGAAAAGCTTCTTACCAAAAACAGGATTTGGCTTAAGAGAACCGTAGGGGTTGGTGTCCTTTCAAAAGAAGATGCTATCGACTATGGTGTTAGTGGCCCTATTATGAGGGGTTCTGGTGTAGATTTTGACTTAAGAAGGGATGAGCCATACGGAATATATGATAGATTTAAATTTGAGGTGGCTGTGCAGGATGGCTGTGATATCTATGCAAGATATCTTGTAAGAATCAAGGAGATGAGAGAGGCAAATAAGATATTGCAGCAGGCACTTGATCAGATTCCAGAAGGCCCAGTAATGACAGATGATCCGAGGATACAGATTCCACCACATGAAGAAGTATATGAAAAGATGGAAGCATTGATACGCAGGTTCTATATAATAACAAAAGGTTTTGCGGCTCCTAAAGGGGAGGCTTATGCCTGTGTTGAGGCTCCTAAAGGTGAACTTGGATTCTACATCGTAAGCGATGGTGACACAAAACCTTACAGACTGAAGATAAGGGCTCCTTCTTTTGTCAATCTGGGTGCACTTGAGAAAATGGCTAAGGGTTATATGGTTGCTGACCTAGTTGGTATTATTGGTAGCATCGATATAGTCCTGGGCGAAATAGACAGATAA
- the nuoE gene encoding NADH-quinone oxidoreductase subunit NuoE: MEAEVKEQEQLDLSKIDEICEKYKGKKGATIPVLQQVQEHYGYLSKEMIERIGENLNMSPHTLYGVLTFYAQFYTTPRGKYVIRVCRGTACHVKGSGRISEVVFEEFGIRNGETTPDIKFTLEEVSCIGACGMAPVIMINDKTYGNLTPEQARSIFKEYAQKQE, translated from the coding sequence ATGGAAGCTGAAGTAAAAGAACAAGAGCAATTAGATTTGAGTAAAATAGATGAGATATGTGAAAAATATAAGGGGAAAAAAGGTGCCACTATCCCTGTTTTGCAGCAGGTGCAGGAGCACTATGGATACCTGTCTAAAGAGATGATTGAAAGGATAGGTGAAAATCTAAATATGTCACCCCATACTCTTTACGGTGTGCTTACCTTTTATGCTCAATTTTATACTACCCCAAGGGGTAAGTATGTAATTAGAGTTTGTAGAGGTACGGCTTGTCACGTGAAAGGCTCCGGAAGAATATCCGAGGTTGTTTTCGAAGAGTTTGGTATCAGAAATGGAGAAACTACCCCTGATATTAAATTTACATTAGAAGAGGTATCCTGTATTGGTGCATGTGGTATGGCACCTGTTATAATGATTAATGATAAAACGTATGGAAACTTAACCCCTGAGCAGGCAAGATCTATTTTTAAAGAATATGCTCAAAAACAGGAATAG
- the nuoF gene encoding NADH-quinone oxidoreductase subunit NuoF: MSTQNDIIEVHICMGTAGVASGGYEVMEAFEQEFKKEGVPAILKERNCKVKATGCRGLCARDVLVDIHLPGMEPITYEHVTPEMVPAIVQEHIGNGQVVEKWAAKKDYYDFYKLQKRYVLKDCGKVDPEDIDDYIAHGGYEAIKKVLKEMTPEQVIEEVKKSGLRGRGGGGFPTGVKWGFCRASKGDLKYLICNADEGDPGAFMDRSIIEGNPHVVIEGMLIAAYAIGCREGYIYCRAEYPLAIKRVKKALRIAEERGFLGKNILGTDFEFHLHLKEGAGAFVCGEETALIASIEGERGMPRSRPPFPAVRGLWGKPTNVNNVETFANLPLIILDGADFYASMGTEKSKGTKIFALSGKVKSTGLVEVPMGITVRQLIFDVGGGIPKKRKFKAVQLGGPSGGCLPESLLDTPIDYDSLIAAGAMMGSGGVVVMDETNCMVNVAQFFLTFTQRESCGKCIPCRIGTKTMLDILNRITSGEGREGDIENLLDLAQDIKTASLCGLGQTAPNPVITTIKYFRDEYEAHIKNKKCPARECSALIEFVVAEDRCKKCGICFKVCPVGAITWEKGKVAYIDKSKCVKCRECIVNCPFNAID, encoded by the coding sequence ATGAGTACTCAAAATGATATTATAGAAGTTCATATATGTATGGGTACCGCCGGTGTTGCATCCGGTGGTTATGAGGTAATGGAAGCCTTCGAACAGGAATTTAAAAAAGAGGGTGTTCCAGCAATTTTAAAAGAAAGAAATTGTAAAGTAAAAGCCACCGGCTGTCGTGGTCTGTGTGCAAGGGACGTCCTTGTGGATATTCATCTACCCGGGATGGAACCTATTACATATGAACATGTTACCCCGGAGATGGTTCCTGCAATCGTTCAGGAGCATATTGGTAATGGGCAAGTGGTTGAAAAATGGGCAGCTAAAAAAGACTACTACGATTTTTATAAGCTCCAAAAAAGATATGTATTGAAAGATTGTGGTAAAGTGGATCCGGAAGATATAGACGACTATATAGCTCATGGCGGATATGAAGCGATAAAAAAAGTATTAAAAGAGATGACGCCAGAGCAGGTTATCGAAGAGGTTAAAAAATCAGGACTTAGAGGTAGAGGGGGCGGTGGCTTCCCTACAGGAGTAAAGTGGGGGTTCTGTAGAGCATCAAAGGGCGATCTTAAATATCTTATTTGTAACGCAGATGAGGGGGACCCTGGGGCTTTCATGGACAGAAGTATTATTGAGGGGAACCCACACGTTGTAATTGAAGGTATGTTAATAGCGGCATATGCAATTGGTTGTCGTGAAGGGTATATATACTGTAGGGCGGAGTATCCTCTTGCCATCAAAAGGGTCAAAAAAGCTTTAAGAATTGCAGAAGAAAGGGGATTCTTAGGTAAAAATATATTAGGGACAGATTTTGAGTTCCACCTCCATTTGAAAGAGGGTGCAGGTGCATTTGTATGTGGTGAGGAAACTGCACTTATAGCTTCAATTGAAGGTGAAAGAGGTATGCCGAGATCCCGTCCACCATTCCCAGCTGTTAGAGGATTGTGGGGTAAACCAACGAATGTTAACAACGTTGAAACATTTGCTAACCTACCACTTATTATTTTAGATGGCGCAGACTTTTACGCATCAATGGGTACCGAAAAATCCAAGGGAACAAAGATATTTGCTCTTAGTGGTAAGGTAAAGTCAACTGGTCTGGTGGAAGTTCCTATGGGAATTACAGTGAGGCAGTTGATTTTCGATGTTGGTGGAGGGATTCCAAAAAAGAGAAAATTCAAAGCTGTACAGCTGGGTGGACCATCTGGTGGTTGTTTGCCTGAGTCACTGCTGGATACACCGATAGATTACGATTCATTAATTGCTGCTGGTGCCATGATGGGTTCAGGTGGTGTTGTTGTCATGGATGAGACTAACTGTATGGTAAACGTTGCACAGTTTTTCCTGACATTCACACAGAGGGAATCATGTGGAAAATGTATACCATGTAGAATCGGAACGAAAACGATGCTTGATATTCTCAATAGGATAACCTCTGGCGAAGGTAGAGAAGGGGATATAGAAAATCTTCTTGATCTTGCCCAGGATATTAAAACTGCTTCATTATGTGGACTTGGACAGACAGCTCCTAACCCTGTAATTACTACTATAAAATATTTTAGAGATGAGTATGAGGCTCATATAAAAAATAAAAAATGTCCTGCTCGTGAGTGCTCTGCACTTATTGAGTTTGTTGTGGCTGAAGATAGATGTAAGAAATGTGGTATATGTTTTAAAGTTTGTCCGGTTGGTGCAATTACCTGGGAGAAAGGTAAAGTGGCATATATCGATAAATCTAAG